TCTTGGCATAGGGGCCACACGCCGCCGCAATAAATAAGTATGGAGCAATAAGGAGGGCGGTAAAAGTGGAACCCCATCCAAGGATGACGACAGAGGCTCATCCAAGGATAACGATAAAGGGCGTCTTGCCAGGATATTGTTTCTTTCCCCGACCGGGATAGCAGATAAGACTGCTTCCGGGAATCCCGGTAATTCACGGTCGGCAGTCGGTAGTACTCGTATTTTGGCGCGATACACTCTTCACACGACGCACCGCAACTCTCCTTTCATTCGTCCAGCCGGGCCGAGTGCCATTGCCAACCCGTATCCGTTGGCCTTTGCCAGTTTTCCTGCTGGCCGCCGCCTCGTTCACCCCAACAAGTGTTTCACCGTCTCGAATCTTCGGTCACTCCAATGAGCGCAACTTGAATCGCCCATAGTGCAAGGGAACCATAAAATGACAGTCGAGTAGACTATATTAAGTTACTGAATTAACGGGGACAATCTGTTAGTGGGCGGGAAAAAGAAGTCCATACGCACACGTGCAATGAATATTGTTCTTGAATCTTTTTTGGAGCCACAAATGAATGTAAAAACAAAATCGCTTATCGCCGCCCTAATCTTTGGTGGATCGATATCCGCAGCATCGGCGTCAGCTGTAATCACGGACATTACCGCAAGCGGCCCTGGCATGGGATCTTTTTCAGTCCTTGCCAGTTCCACTAACGACAAAGGTCTGGATCTTTCCAAAACCTTTGACAGCATCAACCCCATCACTTTGACATTCACGGTTGCGCATTCCGTGGGCAACGGCGGCTCCTACGATGTAATTGAGTCGATCACCAACAACACTGGAACAGCTTTTTCTGACTTCCATTTCAGCATCACGGAGCCAACGAACGCACCTGGGAACGGCGTTGTGTTCACCAGTTTCAACTCGTCGACTCTTGCCGGTTTCACCCTTGATTCGCCTTCGGTAAATCAGTCGTCCCCCTTTAATTCCAGCGGTCCCCGCGATCTAAACTTCACCGGAACCTTGGCTGTCGGCGGCACAGCAGATGCAGCTTTCCACCTGAGCCCTTTTGATCCCGGCGCCGGCAACACCTATACGTTTTCCATCACGCAGACACCGACGGTGAGCGCAATTCCTGAACCGGAAACCTACGCCATGCTGCTTGCAGGGCTTGCAGTTATGGGGGCTGTCGCAAGACGCAAAAATAGCAAGAAACACGCGTAGGAGCTTTTTGCACCTTCGCTGAGCAATTGGCCAGCGAAGGTTGATAAAAAACAGGGGATAAGAATGAATAAGAAAAAAAGGTTTTTTTCTGGGGCTCTAGTAGCGTTGTTTAGCGCGGCAGTGTGGATACCAAGTGCACAGGCTGTCTTTATCGTCGACACAAAGATCGGGGAGTCTTTGCTTGGGAATTCGGGCGATGCAACAGAACTTGCCGCGATGGAAACGTTTGCCAACAACAATAACCTGGTTCAGGATCTAAAGATCAGCTCGTTCACTGCTTTTGTGAATGCGCCGGGGGAGTGGTATCTGGACGTGGCCCCGACCGAGCCGGGTTACTTTCTTCTAAAGTTTGGCACCGGGGGTACCAGTGCAACAGCCGACACTTTCTTCTTCCAGAATATCGGGGAGATGACCAAGCTGGTATGGTCTGATTCGCAAGTTCAGTTCCTCTCCGGGGGCGGCGGCAATAATACTAATATTGGACGGCTCAGCCATTACACGACGTACGATCCTAGCACGCAGGTTCCAGAACCCGGCACTCTCGCGCTGCTAGGCCTTGGGCTCGCGGCTTTTGGCATTCGGCGCAAGCGGAAACAGTAACAATCAGTTATTGAAATTGAAACAGACCCGCTTCGGCGGGTTTTTTTTGGAAATATATTAGTCGCAACGGTGACGAGTTCCGACCCGCGTTTTTTTCCCCGATAAAGGGCCTCACAGCAGCAGCATGAGATCTCCGGTAGCATTAGTAGCCCCGCATCTTTATTATGACCAGCAAAACGCCGACCGTAATATTTAACGAGTTCCCCAGTGCATATACTTATTGTTGAAGACGATCCCGCGATTGCCACCAATCTTTATGATTTCCTCGAGGCTCGCGGTCACAGCGTGGATGCAGCTGCAGATGGAATCACTGGCCTACATCTCGCCGTAACCCAAAAATTCGACGGAATTCTGCTTGATCTTGGTTTGCCGGGAATGGATGGCATCACATTGTGCCGGAAACTCCGCAAGGAAGCCGATATCGACACGCCCGTACTGGTGCTTACCGCGCGGGACACTCTGGACGATAAGCTTAAAGGTTTCGATTGCGGTGCCGACGATTACCTGGTCAAGCCATTTGCGCTGAAGGAAGTCGAGGCGCGGTTGGTGGCCATGCACAAGCGTCATGGAGGCAAAGTCACCGGTCGGCTGCTTGAAACGGGCCATCTTTCGTTTGATCCAAAAACGCTCTCCGTCCAGTTCGCAGGCGCAAGCGTTAAACTTCCACCAAAGGGCATGCGCTTGTTTGCGCTAATGATGAGCGAGCCAGGCCGGGTATTCAGCCGCCGGGAACTGGAATCGGAAGCATGGGGGGGTGCGCAGGGTACCAGCGATACCTTGCGCACCCATATGTACGAACTTCGCCATGCGCTAAAGAGGGCGGGAGGATACGACCCGATCGAAACAGTTCACGGCCTTGGCTACCGCCTGATTTCTGGTGCCCCCAGTTAAGAGCCCTATCCCTCAGTTAACGTTAACAAACATGCGTGACCCAACCTGCCGAGCTCGGATCACTTTCAGACGGTTCGCGCCGCCATTGTCTTCTGCCCCCGCCGCCAGTCTTTATACGTGAAATCAGGTCTTATGCAGCCGGACCGCACGTAGGTCAGGCATGAAGGCTAATGATCCCCATCAAAGAAAACATCCTGAGGCTTATTGGTGGGGAGTATGTTGCTGCGGAAACCAAGCAGTTGCCAGATCCCAATACAGCAAAGGAAGAGTTTCAGGAAACGGTTATGGAGGTACCTAACTTGGGCAAAGTCAGGTTTACCTGCAGGCGGTTTAAATCAAAGCATCATAAATCCGTCAATATTGTCTGGAGTGCGATAGCTGCCGTGAAAGTTGATCAGGTGCCTTGAGAATAACTATTTAATTACTGGATCATTAGAAATAACGTTCGTTGGCTGTTTTCCCTGAATCTGCTGAATGAGTTGATTAGCATCAAGACTTATATTTAAATTGCAAGAATTGATAAAGGCTCCTATGAGCAATAGCGAGGTGAAATATAGTTTCCTTTTAACATTCCTTATCAATTCACCGAAAGTGGGATCGATTTTCTCGACCTCTCTAGCCAATTCCTCAGCAGGCTTTTTCTCTTTATAGGCATTCTTAACAGCCGTACCAAGCACTTAACTTCTGCTGGGTAATATCGGGAGCAGAGACAATTGACAATATCCCATCTATTACATCAAATACGCCATCTGCAATATCCGCCCAGGCACCACAAAATGGGCATTCCTCCCTATTCCCAGACAGAGTTACGTTCTTCACCCCAGGGCCAAGCTGAATACCGCGCGAGGCAAACAGCCCTCCACATGATGGGCAGGAAGCAGGAATTTGAACGTAACTCATGGGCGACGCCTGTTAGAAGATGGTAAGAGAATTCTTAACGGCACGTTCGGTACGAGCTTAATGTCCATCTAGGTACACCACACTAACTAGATAAATTCCAGACGGAAAAATCATGATATGTGCATCGTGCGGAGCGGACGAACTGAAGCCTGACGTCCGGGACATAAAGCAAACCTACAAGGGCCGGTCAACATCATCAAAGATGTGCACGCCGACTGGTGCGGCCATTGCGGAACATCGGAAATAGACGCAGGACCGGGAGAGGGCGAACGGGTGTCGAAGGAAATGTGCGCCTTCGTGAAGAAGGTCGATCAAGAACAGTCGGATTAGGGTACATCATAATACACGCTCAAGCCTTTAAGCCTTTAATTAAAAGGGCAATTAAATCGAGCTTTGAAAAATTAGGTTATATTGTTAAACATTCAAAGTGAGATATTTAATAAAAGGCAAAGGAGAAATGATGAATCCAGAAGAAATCATGACACTTGAACAGCAGTGGGCGCCACTTCAAAAGCGTATGGAACAACTAGGTCAACCTGCAGACAAGATAGAGGCTATGCGTTGCTTTTACTATCAAGGCGTCGTTGCTACGCTATTCGTAGTCCAAGCAGCATTCCCCAACCTAAGTGAGCTAACGCCAGAACAACGGCAATTGCTTTTAAGGTGCAAAAAAGAATTAGGGGTGCATGTAAAAGAGGGTGCAGAAGGACAACTCAGTCACTGAAAATCTCAACTCTTTGTCATTCTGAGGTACACCTCAACCATACACCTGCACCTGACAGACCAGTCAGAGAATTGGATACGTTCGTGTGAGCTCGCTTGACCAGAACGCCGAGCGCCAGCTTGACGGCATTTATTCGGACAAGGTGTTCACCGACAAGGCATCAGGCAAGGATACGAACAGGCCACAACTTCAGGCAGCCCTGAATCATCTTCGTGCAGGGGATACGCTCGTCGTTCATTCCATGGACCGGCTGGCACGAAATGTGGAGGACATGCTCAGGCTTGTGAGGGAGATGAAAGATCGAGGTGTATCGGTTGAATTCATCAAGGAGAATATGAGCTTTACGGCAGGCAGTGATGACCCTCGTTCCATCCTGATGTTTACTATGCTCAGCGCCTTCGCACAGTTTGAGCGTTCGCTTATCAGGGAAAGGCAGCGGGAAGGCATAGCGCTGGCGAAGGCCAAGGGAACGGTCTACAAGGGCAGGAAGCCAGCGTTAAACGCGGAGAGGATTGCTCAACTGCGAGAACAAGCCGCAACGGGTGCAAACCGGACAAAACTGGCGAAAGAGTTTGGAATAAGCAGGGAGACTCTTTACCAATATATCCGATAAAAAGGGGTAAGGCCGGGAAGGAAGAAACGCCACTAATTGCCGATGAACTCAGCAGAGGTTAAAGGTAAATATGGCCCATCTCCTGCGAAATATCCCCCCAATGGTTCGGACCGGCTGGAATGCAGTCGGCTCCAACTCAATGTCATGTGGTTTATTTTGTCACAAGCAGGTTTTTAACCTCTTTCACTCCAGCCACCGCGCCAGCCAGTGCTTTGGCCCTATCGCTGCTTTTCGACGAATCGATTGATCCGCTTAATGTCACCACGCCTTTTATGGTATCAACACCGATTTGTAGTGTTTTGAGACCGGGCTCGGCAAATATGCCTGCTTTTACCTTGGTCGTAATCTCGGCATCATCAATAGTCACACTGGCCTTCTCGCCTTGCTTGCCAAGTTTTACACCGATTTCATCGGCTGCTTCACCTATTCTCTTGCTGGCTTCACCAGCCGTCTGGTCTATTTTTTTACCTGCGGTTTCTGCGGGCCCCGGCTTGTCGCATGCGGTAAGCCCGCAGACGAATAGCATCGAGATACCGATTAATGTGAGATTCTCTTTTACTTTCATTTTGGTTCCTTTTTAATTTTATTTACACCGCTAAAAATACATCCTGATTGATCGCCCACGACTGAGCCATAGCCCTTTTTCTTGTGCTGACTGCAGCGCTCCCGTCGACTCTGCTGACCAACCGTGTCGCCCTGTTCTTTGTCGTCCCGCTGACCGTCAGTCTGCATAAGGTGAGTACGGCACCGGTAAGGGGTCTTATCGCTTTTGTTAGGTTTTTTGGGTTGCGATAGAAACTAAAGGCCGCGAGCCAACAAGCTGGCGCCAAGTTCTTTTAGCCGAACAACAAATGGACGTTGCCGCCATTTTTCCAATATGACAAGCTGGGAAGATTCAATATCTTTGTCGAACAGTGCCTTCATTTGCGCACCGAATTCTTGCCCAAGAACGACCGCGTTGATTTCCTGGTTTTGCTCCAAACTTAACCAGTCAAGATTGGTCGAGCCTATGGTGGACCACACGCCGTCGACTAATGCGGTCTTGGCATGTAATAAAACATCCTCCCGTTCATAGATCTTCACTCCAGCACTCAGCAATTGGTCATAGTAAGAGTGTGCCGCATAAAATACCAGGTTCGAATCGGTTTTGTTCGGTAACATTAATCGCACGTCAACGCCGCGTTGGGCGGCGCCCTTCAACGCAGTCAGTAACCGTGAATCCGGTACAAAATACGCAGTAGTCACGTATGCATAGGTTTGAGCGTTGTTTATCGCGGATATAAGCGTAGCGTAAAGGCGGCTGTAAGGATCAGCGGGTGAACTGCCAACGGCACGCACTACTTCGTTACCCCTACTGCCTATCTGCGGGAAAAAAGATTTCGCTGCGATGGGCTCACCCTGCTGTTTTTCCCACGTCGCCACAAACAATTTCTGGAAATCACTGACGACGGGGCCTTCGATACGCAGATGGGTATCGCGCCATGGTGGGGAATCCCTAGTAGGAGGTTTTGATCTGAATGATCCGCTGGAATATACGCTGCTAATATTGACGCCCCCTACAAAGGCGATCTGGCCGTCAATCACGAGCAACTTACGGTGATCCCGGCCTACTTCCCATTTCTTGCGAAGGCTCAGCGGGTTGAGGGGATTGAATTCGAGTATCGCAATTCCGCTGTCGATTAATGGCTGGAAAAAGTCTTCAGGTGTATCGGCTGATCCCACGCTGTCGTAAATCAAATGTACCTGTATGCCCTGCTTTTGCTTTTCAATCAACGCAGCGGCAAAGCGACGACCGACTTCGTCGTCTTCAATACTATAGGTTTCCATGTTGATATGATGTTTGGCGCCCTGTATCGCCGCATACATCGATTTGTAGGTGGTGGGACCATCGATCAACAGCGTTACCTTGTTGCCCATCGTAAGCGAGCTTCCCGAGAGTTCCTCTTCCTGGGCAAGATGCTTGTTAAAGATATCTGTTTCAGGACTGCCTTTTTGGAGATGCGCGAGGACTGCCTTGCTTTCCTGGATAGAGAGTATCCCCTGTGCGCCATTGACGTGCACGGAACGGTTAGCGTGTGCGGTTTTATCTGGGATTGAGCGGGAACCGCACCCAACCAGCAGAATCATCGCGCACAGAGCTACCGAATATATCGGGGCTTTCATGAAACGAGCCTCTTCTGGGAGATATTTACCAGACCGTCAAAATGAAGACGCACGGAATGTTAACCCCGGTAACCCTTTGAGCGCATGCAAGAAGAATAAGCGGCCTGATATCGTGCATCATGCGACTTACTTTCATTGAGGCCGTAGAGGCTACCGCCTGCTGCACCGGTTAAGCCTCCTATGGCGGCTCCTTTTCCCGCATTCCCTCCCCCCGCGATGGCACCTCCGGCGGCACCTACTGCTGCTCCAATAGCAGCACCCAGCACGGCACTTGTGAGCACTTCCTCGGTTTTGCTGTTTACCTGATCATCTGCATACTCGTTGCA
The window above is part of the Nitrosospira sp. Is2 genome. Proteins encoded here:
- a CDS encoding PEP-CTERM sorting domain-containing protein, whose product is MNIVLESFLEPQMNVKTKSLIAALIFGGSISAASASAVITDITASGPGMGSFSVLASSTNDKGLDLSKTFDSINPITLTFTVAHSVGNGGSYDVIESITNNTGTAFSDFHFSITEPTNAPGNGVVFTSFNSSTLAGFTLDSPSVNQSSPFNSSGPRDLNFTGTLAVGGTADAAFHLSPFDPGAGNTYTFSITQTPTVSAIPEPETYAMLLAGLAVMGAVARRKNSKKHA
- a CDS encoding PEP-CTERM sorting domain-containing protein; translated protein: MNKKKRFFSGALVALFSAAVWIPSAQAVFIVDTKIGESLLGNSGDATELAAMETFANNNNLVQDLKISSFTAFVNAPGEWYLDVAPTEPGYFLLKFGTGGTSATADTFFFQNIGEMTKLVWSDSQVQFLSGGGGNNTNIGRLSHYTTYDPSTQVPEPGTLALLGLGLAAFGIRRKRKQ
- a CDS encoding response regulator transcription factor; translation: MHILIVEDDPAIATNLYDFLEARGHSVDAAADGITGLHLAVTQKFDGILLDLGLPGMDGITLCRKLRKEADIDTPVLVLTARDTLDDKLKGFDCGADDYLVKPFALKEVEARLVAMHKRHGGKVTGRLLETGHLSFDPKTLSVQFAGASVKLPPKGMRLFALMMSEPGRVFSRRELESEAWGGAQGTSDTLRTHMYELRHALKRAGGYDPIETVHGLGYRLISGAPS
- a CDS encoding recombinase family protein translates to MSSLDQNAERQLDGIYSDKVFTDKASGKDTNRPQLQAALNHLRAGDTLVVHSMDRLARNVEDMLRLVREMKDRGVSVEFIKENMSFTAGSDDPRSILMFTMLSAFAQFERSLIRERQREGIALAKAKGTVYKGRKPALNAERIAQLREQAATGANRTKLAKEFGISRETLYQYIR
- a CDS encoding BON domain-containing protein — encoded protein: MKVKENLTLIGISMLFVCGLTACDKPGPAETAGKKIDQTAGEASKRIGEAADEIGVKLGKQGEKASVTIDDAEITTKVKAGIFAEPGLKTLQIGVDTIKGVVTLSGSIDSSKSSDRAKALAGAVAGVKEVKNLLVTK
- the cls gene encoding cardiolipin synthase — its product is MKAPIYSVALCAMILLVGCGSRSIPDKTAHANRSVHVNGAQGILSIQESKAVLAHLQKGSPETDIFNKHLAQEEELSGSSLTMGNKVTLLIDGPTTYKSMYAAIQGAKHHINMETYSIEDDEVGRRFAAALIEKQKQGIQVHLIYDSVGSADTPEDFFQPLIDSGIAILEFNPLNPLSLRKKWEVGRDHRKLLVIDGQIAFVGGVNISSVYSSGSFRSKPPTRDSPPWRDTHLRIEGPVVSDFQKLFVATWEKQQGEPIAAKSFFPQIGSRGNEVVRAVGSSPADPYSRLYATLISAINNAQTYAYVTTAYFVPDSRLLTALKGAAQRGVDVRLMLPNKTDSNLVFYAAHSYYDQLLSAGVKIYEREDVLLHAKTALVDGVWSTIGSTNLDWLSLEQNQEINAVVLGQEFGAQMKALFDKDIESSQLVILEKWRQRPFVVRLKELGASLLARGL